The proteins below are encoded in one region of Methanobacterium sp.:
- a CDS encoding TOBE domain-containing protein gives MKISARNGLKGKVEKVEEGPITANVKIKIEAPAEITAVITKESVKDLNIKVGDEVVAIIKATEVMIGKE, from the coding sequence ATGAAAATAAGCGCTAGAAACGGTTTGAAAGGAAAAGTAGAGAAAGTTGAGGAAGGACCAATCACAGCCAATGTAAAAATAAAAATAGAGGCTCCAGCAGAGATTACAGCAGTGATAACCAAAGAATCTGTGAAAGATCTAAACATTAAAGTTGGAGATGAAGTGGTGGCAATTATTAAAGCCACTGAAGTGATGATTGGCAAAGAATAA
- a CDS encoding DUF2149 domain-containing protein has translation MIKQKMRKRRKELLSSDEEIDPMIYAVNMVDCMLVLAVGFLIFSIMSMGLQSVVFSDMSTQERSELSQAIKKSVQLEMGQELNETPTVGSSGTTGYEDLGNVYRDPQTGKMILITNG, from the coding sequence ATGATAAAGCAGAAAATGCGCAAACGCAGGAAGGAATTACTATCCAGTGATGAAGAGATCGATCCCATGATCTACGCAGTGAACATGGTGGACTGCATGCTGGTACTGGCAGTGGGATTTTTAATATTCAGTATAATGTCCATGGGTCTGCAGAGTGTGGTGTTCAGTGACATGTCTACCCAGGAGAGATCAGAACTTTCTCAGGCAATAAAAAAAAGCGTTCAACTGGAAATGGGTCAGGAGCTCAACGAAACCCCAACTGTAGGATCCAGTGGTACCACAGGATATGAAGATTTGGGAAACGTGTATAGAGATCCCCAAACCGGAAAGATGATATTAATCACGAATGGTTGA
- a CDS encoding substrate-binding domain-containing protein — translation MERNTKIALLAVIIIAIVAIAGLVFSGFGQEQTLKIATTTSLEDTGLLPVLEAAFEKQNPNIDVQFIAAGTGQALEYGKKGDVDLVMVHSKTQEQKFINESYGTQRYVFAYNYFYIVGPASDPAQINGTNATEAFSKISAAGAANPTTVQFVSRGDNSGTHNREVQLWNKTGADYNTTIQGQSWYIESGKGMGDTLNLANEKSAYTLSDSGTYLAYKGNITLVPFVTQGKDLLNIYSMIPVNPEKFSNVNYNASMKWVDFVLSTEGQTIVGEYGKEKYGQQLFIPLANQAEPTK, via the coding sequence ATGGAACGAAATACAAAAATAGCATTGCTAGCAGTTATAATTATTGCAATTGTAGCAATAGCCGGTCTTGTTTTCAGTGGATTTGGTCAGGAGCAAACCCTTAAGATTGCTACCACCACCAGCCTGGAAGACACCGGTTTATTGCCTGTTTTAGAAGCAGCTTTTGAAAAACAAAATCCCAATATTGATGTGCAGTTTATTGCAGCCGGTACTGGGCAGGCTCTTGAATATGGGAAAAAGGGTGATGTGGATCTGGTAATGGTTCACTCCAAAACCCAGGAACAGAAGTTCATAAATGAGAGTTACGGTACCCAGCGTTATGTGTTCGCCTACAATTACTTCTACATTGTAGGTCCAGCAAGTGACCCAGCCCAGATCAATGGAACCAATGCTACTGAAGCATTCTCCAAGATCAGCGCTGCTGGCGCAGCAAATCCTACCACGGTTCAATTCGTGTCCAGAGGAGATAATTCAGGAACCCATAACAGGGAAGTGCAGCTCTGGAACAAAACCGGTGCTGACTACAACACCACCATTCAGGGACAGAGTTGGTACATAGAATCTGGTAAAGGAATGGGAGACACCTTAAACCTGGCCAATGAAAAATCGGCCTACACATTATCCGATTCAGGTACCTATCTAGCATACAAAGGTAACATAACTTTGGTGCCATTCGTTACCCAGGGTAAAGACTTGCTGAACATCTATTCCATGATACCTGTGAACCCTGAGAAGTTCTCCAATGTGAACTACAACGCATCAATGAAGTGGGTAGACTTTGTGCTTTCAACAGAAGGTCAGACTATTGTCGGTGAGTATGGTAAAGAAAAGTACGGTCAACAGTTATTCATACCACTTGCAAATCAGGCCGAGCCAACGAAATAA
- a CDS encoding MotA/TolQ/ExbB proton channel family protein, translating to MTSFYDMFNSSMHAISQSLLIPVMAVLAIFFIYALVNLGILLSEYYRRRKLNYDVKQLITQFLSVKNHRNSDEIIKIIKTGQLPLTHKEVLITLVESSNQSPEFRESLALKMVEDEGIKSAKRLERTDIIAKISPAVGLMGTLIPLGPGLTALGEGDIQSLANHLLIAFDAAVLGMAAAAIAFTISKIRRRWYEEEISNLETLADTILEILK from the coding sequence GTGACTTCCTTTTATGATATGTTCAACAGTTCAATGCACGCCATTTCCCAGAGTCTCTTGATACCAGTAATGGCAGTTCTGGCAATATTCTTTATATATGCTCTGGTTAACCTAGGGATTCTTTTATCTGAGTATTACAGGCGAAGAAAACTTAACTACGATGTTAAACAGTTAATTACCCAGTTTTTGTCAGTAAAGAATCACAGAAACTCTGATGAGATAATTAAAATAATTAAAACAGGTCAACTTCCACTCACTCATAAAGAAGTTCTGATAACTCTGGTAGAAAGTTCCAATCAAAGTCCAGAATTCAGAGAGTCACTGGCCCTTAAAATGGTAGAGGATGAGGGCATAAAATCGGCAAAAAGATTGGAAAGAACCGATATTATCGCTAAAATCTCCCCTGCAGTGGGGTTAATGGGAACTCTGATCCCACTGGGCCCGGGACTCACTGCTCTGGGTGAAGGAGACATTCAAAGCCTGGCCAATCACCTTTTAATAGCATTCGATGCTGCAGTACTGGGTATGGCTGCCGCAGCCATAGCATTTACTATATCCAAAATAAGGCGCCGCTGGTACGAGGAGGAAATATCCAATCTGGAAACCCTGGCAGATACCATCCTGGAGATTTTGAAATGA
- a CDS encoding ABC transporter substrate-binding protein yields the protein MTIFVCMDDTDNLNSRGTGRLARAVAEELAKTYPVRGVTRHQLYVHPDIPYTSHNSCGVIHINMDGYEHLDDIFEIAREEMLDDFIDGSDPGLSVANHEQIKPSLIAFGKDAQQLVLTQEKARTLAKNLKIRLEGLGGTEDGVIGSMAGLGLALTSNDGRFLQIGSIRELIGPQTVSALINAGIDDIYTLDGRRVTSGTIWNEETKSVKPCPVNEKAILFVEEVDGELRAVKRN from the coding sequence ATGACAATATTTGTATGCATGGATGATACCGACAATCTCAACTCACGAGGTACCGGGAGACTGGCCAGAGCAGTTGCAGAAGAACTGGCAAAAACTTATCCGGTAAGGGGAGTTACCAGGCACCAGTTATATGTCCACCCTGACATCCCTTACACTTCCCACAACAGCTGTGGAGTTATCCACATCAACATGGATGGTTATGAACACCTGGATGATATTTTCGAGATAGCACGAGAAGAAATGCTCGATGACTTCATAGACGGTAGTGACCCGGGGTTATCGGTGGCAAATCATGAGCAGATAAAACCATCCCTAATCGCATTTGGAAAAGACGCTCAGCAACTGGTTTTAACCCAGGAAAAAGCTCGAACCCTGGCTAAAAATCTTAAAATACGTTTGGAAGGCTTGGGGGGAACAGAGGATGGTGTAATTGGTTCAATGGCAGGATTGGGTCTGGCTTTAACCTCTAATGATGGTCGGTTTTTGCAGATTGGAAGTATAAGAGAATTAATTGGACCACAAACAGTCTCGGCTTTGATAAATGCGGGTATTGATGATATTTACACCCTAGATGGTCGGAGGGTGACCAGTGGGACCATCTGGAATGAAGAAACCAAATCAGTCAAGCCATGTCCAGTAAATGAGAAGGCAATTCTTTTTGTGGAAGAAGTTGATGGAGAGCTAAGGGCGGTTAAAAGAAACTAA
- a CDS encoding ABC transporter ATP-binding protein, protein MNLLEIQNLSKKYDGKNVLQDINLYLKKGTTLGLIGPTGCGKTTLLRIIDLIEKPSSGKITFNSREIPKNKKDQLDIRRKMGMVYQKPIVFKGTVYDNICYGLKIRGENKDSYQDKIQYLLESLGLGGYEKRDASTLSGGETQRMALARALVTDPDLLLLDEPTANLDPQSTEKIENFMKKLRDERKTTVILATHNLIQGQHLSDEIAILNKKIFQIGKPEEVFRKPKSRFVAEFVGVRNVKKGISRRVEDSLTLIDTGTINVYSSSMMEGDVYMSIRPEDITISRSKVQTSALNEFNGEIKEIKDSGGILDLRIDVGEVFSVYITRKSFTDMQLTIGSRVWLEFKASAVNVFKV, encoded by the coding sequence ATGAATCTGCTGGAAATTCAGAATTTATCAAAAAAATACGACGGAAAAAACGTCCTCCAAGATATTAACCTTTATTTAAAAAAAGGGACCACTTTAGGACTCATAGGTCCTACAGGATGCGGTAAAACCACCCTTCTACGTATTATTGATCTTATTGAAAAACCTTCATCTGGAAAAATTACCTTCAACAGCCGGGAAATTCCTAAAAATAAAAAGGATCAATTGGATATCAGAAGAAAGATGGGAATGGTCTATCAAAAACCCATCGTCTTTAAGGGAACTGTTTATGACAATATATGCTATGGATTAAAGATCAGAGGGGAAAACAAGGATTCATATCAGGATAAAATTCAATATCTTCTGGAATCACTTGGTCTGGGCGGTTATGAAAAAAGGGACGCATCCACTCTTTCCGGGGGTGAAACCCAGAGAATGGCCCTGGCCCGAGCCCTGGTCACTGACCCTGATCTTCTACTTTTAGATGAACCCACCGCCAACCTGGATCCCCAATCCACTGAGAAAATTGAGAATTTCATGAAAAAACTGCGTGATGAAAGGAAAACTACCGTCATCCTAGCCACCCATAATTTGATACAGGGTCAGCACCTTTCAGATGAAATCGCCATACTCAATAAGAAAATATTCCAGATTGGAAAGCCAGAAGAAGTTTTCAGGAAACCGAAAAGTAGATTTGTAGCTGAGTTTGTGGGAGTGAGGAATGTGAAGAAGGGAATCTCTCGCAGAGTAGAAGATAGCCTTACTCTGATCGATACTGGAACTATAAATGTTTATTCTTCATCAATGATGGAAGGAGATGTTTATATGAGCATAAGGCCAGAAGACATAACCATTTCCAGATCAAAAGTACAAACCAGTGCTCTTAACGAATTTAATGGTGAAATTAAAGAAATTAAGGATTCTGGAGGTATTTTAGATCTTAGAATTGATGTGGGAGAGGTTTTCTCGGTTTATATAACTCGAAAATCATTCACAGATATGCAACTGACCATAGGTTCTAGAGTCTGGTTAGAATTTAAGGCATCAGCAGTGAATGTTTTTAAGGTTTAA
- a CDS encoding ABC transporter permease → MNEIINAFFEAMHLLVTLDPEVIEITLRTLYISITSTVIAAVIAVPVGGYIHFRKFRGKRTIINIIQTLYSMPTVLVGLLVFLLISSQGPLGNLELLFTPGGMIIGQTILVLPIITGFTILALSGVKDEIRDLSLSLGASEFQAIQTIMSEAKYALLGAIILGFGRAISEVGVAMMIGGNIRGYTRVITTTMSLETSKGNVELSIALGIILLMIALIINLVLNYVQEK, encoded by the coding sequence GTGAACGAGATCATAAATGCATTTTTCGAAGCCATGCACTTGCTGGTTACTTTGGACCCTGAAGTCATAGAAATAACCCTCAGAACACTCTACATCTCCATAACTTCCACGGTTATAGCTGCTGTAATTGCAGTTCCCGTAGGTGGATACATACACTTCAGAAAGTTTCGGGGAAAAAGAACCATTATAAATATTATACAGACTCTTTACAGCATGCCCACTGTTCTGGTAGGTCTGCTGGTTTTTCTGTTAATATCCAGTCAGGGACCGTTAGGCAATTTAGAACTTCTTTTTACACCGGGAGGGATGATAATTGGTCAGACGATACTTGTCCTCCCTATTATAACTGGTTTTACCATTTTGGCATTAAGTGGTGTTAAAGACGAAATAAGAGATTTGTCCCTATCCCTCGGTGCCAGTGAATTTCAGGCTATTCAAACCATTATGAGTGAAGCCAAATACGCCCTTCTGGGAGCTATTATCTTGGGATTTGGCCGGGCCATATCTGAGGTGGGAGTAGCAATGATGATAGGGGGAAATATCAGGGGTTACACCCGAGTTATAACCACCACCATGTCCCTGGAAACATCCAAAGGTAATGTAGAACTCTCCATAGCCCTGGGAATCATCTTACTCATGATTGCTCTAATAATAAATCTGGTGTTAAACTACGTCCAGGAGAAATAA